From a single Clostridia bacterium genomic region:
- a CDS encoding fumarylacetoacetate hydrolase family protein, whose translation GKRMMAKEELPEFPAFFDKATTAVIGPDDAIPFDARLSTQLDYEAELAVIIGRRGRSIPEDAARAHVFGYTVGNDVSWRDIQRRHGGQWLKGKGIDGTCPLGPWIVTADEVPDPQNLGIRCRVNGVVKQDSNTRHMIFTVDRLIAELSLGMTLLPGDILLTGTPEGVGFARTPAEFLRPGDEVEVEVEGVGTLRNRVVEAPLV comes from the coding sequence GGGAAACGGATGATGGCGAAGGAGGAACTGCCCGAGTTCCCGGCCTTCTTCGACAAGGCCACGACGGCCGTGATCGGCCCGGACGACGCGATCCCCTTCGACGCGCGCCTCTCCACGCAGCTCGATTACGAGGCCGAGCTGGCCGTGATCATCGGCCGGCGCGGGCGCAGCATCCCGGAAGACGCGGCGCGCGCGCACGTGTTCGGATACACGGTCGGCAACGACGTGTCCTGGCGCGACATCCAACGGCGCCACGGCGGGCAGTGGCTGAAGGGCAAGGGCATCGACGGCACGTGCCCGCTCGGCCCGTGGATCGTGACCGCGGACGAGGTGCCCGACCCGCAAAACCTCGGCATCCGCTGCCGCGTGAACGGCGTGGTCAAGCAGGATTCCAACACGCGCCACATGATCTTCACGGTGGACCGGCTCATCGCGGAACTTTCCCTCGGCATGACGCTGCTTCCCGGCGACATCCTCCTCACGGGGACCCCGGAGGGCGTCGGGTTCGCGCGCACGCCGGCGGAGTTCCTGCGGCCGGGCGACGAGGTCGAGGTCGAAGTCGAGGGCGTCGGCACGCTGCGCAACCGCGTCGTGGAGGCGCCGCTGGTCTAG
- the moaA gene encoding GTP 3',8-cyclase MoaA translates to MAGPDVQAMPTRGPLIDQFGRVVRKLRVSLTDRCNFRCVYCMPEDAEFMPRDELLTFDEIERVVRICASMGVDTIRLTGGEPLLRPGVAEITARLKRVPGIRKVSMTTNGYMLPHLAHDLKRAGLDGINISLDTLDRERFKRIARRDYIDHVHAGLRAAEEAGLRPIKINCVVMRGINDDEVPDFLRWAREFPYVVRFIEFMPLDGDNIWQKRLVFPMAEILERAREVAPFEEVAADKASPARTFRFLDGKGEFGVIASVTAPFCAHCDRIRLTQDGKIRNCLFAVEETDLRELLRGGADDDAVERRIREAVWSKWAGHRIDSPDFVKPKRAMYKIGG, encoded by the coding sequence ATGGCCGGCCCCGATGTCCAGGCGATGCCCACGCGCGGCCCGCTGATCGACCAGTTCGGCCGCGTGGTGCGGAAGTTGCGCGTCTCGCTCACGGACCGTTGCAATTTCCGCTGCGTCTACTGCATGCCCGAGGACGCCGAGTTCATGCCTCGGGACGAGCTGCTGACGTTCGACGAGATCGAGCGCGTCGTCCGCATTTGCGCGTCCATGGGCGTCGACACGATCCGCCTCACGGGCGGCGAGCCGCTCCTGCGGCCCGGCGTCGCAGAGATCACCGCGCGCCTCAAGCGCGTTCCGGGCATCCGCAAGGTCTCGATGACGACGAACGGCTACATGCTGCCGCACCTCGCGCACGACTTGAAACGCGCCGGCCTGGACGGCATCAACATCAGCCTCGACACGCTGGACCGCGAGCGGTTCAAGCGCATCGCCCGGCGCGACTACATCGACCACGTCCACGCGGGGCTGCGCGCCGCGGAAGAGGCCGGGCTGCGGCCGATCAAGATCAACTGCGTCGTCATGCGCGGCATCAACGACGACGAGGTTCCCGACTTCCTTCGCTGGGCGCGCGAGTTTCCCTACGTGGTCCGCTTCATCGAGTTCATGCCGCTGGACGGGGACAACATCTGGCAGAAACGGCTCGTGTTCCCGATGGCCGAGATCCTTGAGCGCGCTCGGGAAGTGGCGCCGTTCGAGGAGGTCGCAGCCGACAAGGCGAGCCCGGCGCGCACGTTCCGGTTCCTCGACGGAAAGGGCGAGTTCGGCGTCATCGCCTCGGTCACCGCGCCGTTCTGTGCGCACTGCGACCGCATCCGGCTGACGCAGGACGGGAAGATCCGCAACTGCCTCTTCGCGGTCGAGGAGACGGACCTGCGCGAGCTCCTGCGCGGCGGCGCGGACGACGACGCGGTGGAGCGCCGGATTCGCGAAGCCGTCTGGAGCAAATGGGCCGGCCACCGGATCGATTCCCCGGACTTCGTCAAGCCCAAGCGAGCGATGTACAAGATCGGAGGCTGA
- a CDS encoding XdhC family protein, which translates to MRDSSLWRADAEQALARPGTVVAVVVDVRGSAFRREGARLFVWPDGSWSGNISGGCLEPDVAMIAEEVRRSGRARTRRYDLAEDEMWGLGLGCGGDVEVLLEPFRPEVYRRMLDAPAGGVRVRPLPEPEEGDGVPEEFWWAPPADGDGTDPAADVAAEAAAGDLPPDLARVAAARYRRGLPGTETTADGRRVFFDVILPPRRLVVCGAGHDSAPLVDLAAAAGFSVIVVDPRPAYANADRFPRATRIERAEAPEVLPQLGLGPRDAVVVKHHHLRRDQAALAAALRTRAGYVGQLGPRSRTEAMLAEVGAPLPDQDARLRAPVGLDLGAESPEQLAVSIVGELLAWANGHPAGFLRERRGPIHLGAADAGGEPA; encoded by the coding sequence GTGCGCGACTCGTCACTGTGGCGGGCCGACGCGGAACAGGCGCTTGCGCGGCCGGGCACGGTCGTGGCGGTGGTGGTCGATGTCCGCGGTTCCGCCTTCCGCCGCGAGGGGGCCCGCCTGTTCGTGTGGCCGGACGGTTCGTGGTCGGGCAACATCTCGGGAGGTTGCCTGGAGCCGGACGTGGCGATGATCGCGGAGGAGGTGCGGCGGAGCGGCCGCGCGCGGACGCGGCGCTACGACCTCGCCGAGGACGAGATGTGGGGCCTTGGGCTGGGTTGCGGCGGCGACGTGGAAGTGCTGCTGGAGCCGTTCCGCCCGGAGGTCTACCGGCGCATGCTGGACGCGCCGGCCGGCGGTGTCCGCGTGCGGCCGCTCCCGGAGCCCGAGGAGGGCGACGGCGTCCCCGAAGAGTTCTGGTGGGCGCCGCCGGCGGACGGCGACGGGACCGATCCTGCGGCGGACGTGGCGGCGGAGGCGGCGGCGGGCGACCTGCCGCCCGATCTCGCGCGGGTCGCCGCGGCACGCTACCGCCGCGGGCTGCCGGGCACGGAGACGACCGCGGACGGCCGTCGCGTCTTCTTCGACGTCATCCTGCCGCCCCGGCGGCTCGTGGTCTGCGGGGCCGGGCACGACAGCGCGCCGCTCGTCGACCTGGCCGCGGCAGCCGGTTTCTCGGTGATCGTCGTCGACCCGCGCCCCGCCTACGCGAACGCGGACCGCTTTCCGAGGGCGACGCGGATCGAGCGCGCGGAGGCGCCCGAGGTGCTGCCGCAGCTCGGGCTCGGCCCGCGCGACGCGGTCGTGGTGAAGCATCACCACCTGCGGCGCGACCAGGCGGCGCTGGCCGCCGCGCTCCGCACGCGGGCCGGATACGTCGGCCAGCTTGGGCCTCGGTCCCGCACCGAAGCGATGCTCGCGGAAGTGGGAGCGCCCCTGCCCGATCAGGACGCGAGGCTGCGCGCCCCCGTGGGGCTGGATCTCGGCGCCGAGTCGCCGGAGCAGCTGGCGGTCAGCATCGTGGGGGAGCTCCTCGCCTGGGCCAACGGTCATCCGGCCGGATTCCTGCGGGAACGGCGGGGTCCCATCCACCTCGGCGCGGCGGATGCCGGGGGTGAGCCCGCCTGA
- a CDS encoding fused MFS/spermidine synthase, whose product MTGASVMALEMAASRLLAPYFGTSQIVWANLIGLILIGLSLGYAYGGRLADRRPEPRLLYGLVLAAGVYQALIPLFARPILSAMIGGWFGTPATIIVASFAAILLVFLPPVFALATVSPFAVRLATRDVTESGRVAGGLYAASTLGSIVGTFVPAFVTIPFLGTKETILLFAALQIAVAAWRLGRARHALWLLVPAAVAAATPGVVKPVAGLLFEDDTLYQYVQVVQQGDERLLVINEGGGIQSIYNPHSVLTGLYTDNFAVLPFLARPAEARPERALVIGSAGGTIFRIWDRLVRPRVPMEMWGVEIDPVIARLGPRFFGLRGDEAHVVIGDGRVALARFREPLDLVVVDAYSNQLYIPFQLSTREFFAEVRSRLAPNGFMALNVNAIGDRAALLLAFERTVADAFPYAYVAKVRGPFNYLILGSQRPLRLEALDGIRDDAALAPLASELRATLKPARGAGGLLLTDDRAPVEYLTNAMVLRAVREDLR is encoded by the coding sequence GTGACCGGCGCTTCCGTGATGGCGCTGGAAATGGCGGCCTCGCGCCTCCTGGCGCCCTACTTCGGCACGTCGCAGATCGTCTGGGCGAACCTGATCGGGCTCATCCTCATCGGACTCTCCCTCGGCTACGCGTACGGCGGCCGGCTGGCCGACCGGCGCCCGGAGCCGCGCCTCCTGTATGGCCTCGTCCTCGCGGCGGGCGTGTACCAGGCGCTGATCCCGCTCTTCGCGCGGCCGATCCTGTCGGCGATGATCGGAGGCTGGTTCGGCACCCCGGCCACGATCATCGTCGCGTCGTTCGCCGCCATCCTGCTCGTCTTTCTGCCGCCGGTGTTCGCCCTCGCCACGGTGAGCCCGTTCGCCGTTCGGCTGGCCACGAGGGACGTGACGGAGAGCGGCCGCGTGGCCGGCGGGCTCTACGCCGCCTCGACCCTCGGCAGCATTGTCGGCACGTTCGTGCCGGCGTTCGTCACGATCCCGTTCCTCGGCACGAAGGAGACGATCCTGCTCTTCGCGGCGCTGCAGATCGCCGTGGCGGCCTGGCGCCTGGGCCGCGCCCGGCACGCGCTCTGGCTGCTCGTGCCGGCGGCCGTGGCGGCGGCGACGCCGGGCGTGGTGAAGCCCGTCGCGGGGCTGCTTTTCGAGGACGACACCCTGTACCAGTACGTGCAGGTCGTGCAGCAGGGGGACGAGCGACTTCTCGTCATCAACGAGGGCGGCGGGATCCAGTCGATCTACAACCCGCACAGCGTGCTGACGGGGCTGTACACCGACAACTTCGCCGTCCTGCCGTTCCTGGCCCGTCCGGCCGAGGCCCGGCCGGAGCGCGCCCTCGTCATCGGCTCCGCGGGCGGCACGATCTTCCGCATCTGGGACCGTCTCGTGCGCCCCCGCGTGCCGATGGAGATGTGGGGCGTCGAGATCGATCCGGTGATCGCCCGCCTCGGGCCACGGTTCTTCGGGCTGCGCGGGGACGAGGCGCACGTCGTCATCGGCGACGGCCGCGTGGCGCTGGCGCGCTTCCGCGAACCGCTCGACCTCGTCGTCGTCGACGCCTACAGCAACCAGCTCTACATTCCCTTCCAACTCTCCACGCGCGAGTTCTTCGCCGAGGTCCGGAGCCGGCTGGCGCCGAACGGGTTCATGGCGCTCAACGTGAACGCCATCGGGGACAGGGCCGCGCTGCTCCTGGCGTTCGAGCGGACGGTCGCCGATGCCTTTCCGTACGCGTACGTGGCGAAGGTGCGCGGTCCATTCAACTATCTGATCCTCGGTTCGCAGCGGCCGCTGCGCCTCGAGGCCCTGGACGGGATCCGCGACGACGCGGCGCTCGCCCCGCTGGCGAGCGAACTGCGGGCGACGCTCAAGCCGGCGCGCGGCGCCGGGGGCCTTCTGCTCACGGACGACCGCGCGCCCGTCGAGTACCTCACGAACGCGATGGTGCTGCGCGCGGTGCGGGAGGACCTGCGCTGA
- a CDS encoding phosphatase PAP2 family protein encodes MPHGIRRRPSASTIWRFLFPVALGALVAMLMLSVMYGFVTPTGAPWERAWLLRAHTVSGDAGTRAAQLITELGYAKPIAAIGLVLILWWIVRGAWWKSVVLAIDMLVLEALNTYAKDEFHRLRPNLFPHEAVAGFSFPSGHAFAAVAFFGCVAYLVAMDASPSLRRVIWVGWAALALLLGGSRIVLGVHWPTDVVGGFLAGAILLAGVIAGVRRWRPQER; translated from the coding sequence GTGCCGCACGGAATCCGGCGTCGCCCATCCGCCTCGACCATCTGGCGGTTCTTGTTCCCGGTGGCCCTGGGCGCGCTCGTGGCGATGCTGATGCTTTCGGTGATGTACGGGTTCGTGACCCCGACCGGGGCGCCGTGGGAGCGCGCATGGCTGCTGCGCGCGCACACCGTTTCCGGGGACGCGGGGACGAGAGCCGCGCAACTGATCACGGAACTCGGCTACGCCAAGCCGATCGCGGCCATCGGCCTCGTCCTCATCCTTTGGTGGATCGTGCGGGGGGCCTGGTGGAAGTCGGTCGTGCTCGCGATCGACATGCTCGTCCTTGAGGCCCTCAACACGTACGCCAAGGACGAGTTTCACCGCCTTCGCCCGAACCTCTTCCCGCACGAGGCGGTCGCCGGGTTTTCCTTTCCCAGTGGGCACGCGTTTGCGGCCGTCGCGTTCTTCGGCTGCGTCGCCTACCTCGTCGCCATGGACGCGTCGCCGTCGCTTCGGCGCGTCATCTGGGTGGGGTGGGCGGCGCTGGCGCTGTTGCTCGGCGGCAGCCGCATCGTGCTGGGCGTGCACTGGCCGACGGACGTCGTCGGCGGCTTCCTCGCGGGAGCGATCCTCCTGGCGGGCGTGATCGCCGGCGTGCGCCGCTGGCGGCCGCAGGAACGGTGA
- a CDS encoding DUF420 domain-containing protein: protein MGGGSVSLAALDTACIVLSGASLVVGRWFIARGNVRLHKAFMLTASAFALLFLVLYVLRGQLEGIARYPHTGPIRVVYFSVLISHTILATAVVPLAVVTLYRALRGRFADHRRVARWTFPVWLVVAITGWLIYLMLYVF, encoded by the coding sequence GTGGGCGGAGGATCCGTCTCCCTGGCGGCGCTGGACACAGCGTGCATCGTGCTGAGCGGCGCCTCGCTGGTGGTGGGGCGGTGGTTCATCGCGCGCGGCAACGTGCGGCTGCACAAGGCGTTCATGCTCACGGCCAGCGCGTTCGCGCTGCTGTTCCTCGTCCTGTACGTGCTGCGCGGCCAGCTGGAAGGCATCGCGCGGTACCCCCACACGGGCCCCATCCGTGTCGTCTACTTCTCCGTCCTCATCTCGCACACGATCCTCGCCACGGCCGTCGTGCCGCTGGCGGTCGTCACGCTCTACCGCGCCCTTCGCGGCCGCTTTGCGGACCACCGCCGGGTCGCGCGCTGGACGTTTCCCGTGTGGCTCGTCGTGGCGATCACCGGCTGGCTGATCTACCTCATGCTCTACGTGTTTTGA
- a CDS encoding ZIP family metal transporter produces the protein MLGLLLAMAAAVAETAGGSLVLARRFNVGKSLRIGQAIGAGFILALSLVGLVPEAQEHGGMTWFTVLGFLVILLVDVALGHHGESHGHVHAHGHEHAHAQGHEHANEDVRAHAHAPAEARDPSVAVAGAGPGLAAAATASLKSAAVASLAGVCVCAFSDGISLASAGAAGAALGLFVFLGYMPHKFIEGFSMASVLSVSGVRRQRAAAGAALLGLSTVAGATLTLLALSNWIRLGNALAFSAGIMLNLAAGELIPHLREDGDRRLLFLVPLGTALYLLTTSLVRMAGLEP, from the coding sequence ATGCTAGGACTGCTACTTGCCATGGCGGCGGCGGTCGCGGAGACGGCCGGCGGCTCGCTCGTGCTGGCGCGACGCTTCAACGTCGGAAAGAGCCTGCGCATCGGACAGGCCATCGGCGCCGGGTTCATCCTGGCGTTGAGCCTGGTGGGCCTCGTTCCGGAAGCACAGGAGCACGGCGGGATGACCTGGTTCACCGTGCTCGGGTTTCTCGTGATTCTGTTGGTCGATGTCGCCCTCGGCCACCACGGCGAGTCGCACGGGCACGTGCACGCCCACGGACACGAGCATGCGCACGCGCAGGGACATGAGCATGCGAACGAGGACGTTCGAGCGCACGCCCACGCGCCCGCGGAGGCGCGGGATCCGTCGGTCGCCGTCGCCGGCGCGGGCCCGGGCCTGGCGGCAGCCGCCACCGCGAGCCTGAAGAGCGCGGCGGTCGCATCCTTGGCCGGTGTGTGCGTCTGCGCCTTTTCCGACGGCATTTCCCTGGCGAGCGCGGGCGCGGCCGGCGCGGCGCTGGGACTTTTCGTCTTCCTCGGCTACATGCCGCACAAGTTCATCGAAGGATTTTCCATGGCGTCGGTCCTGTCGGTGTCCGGGGTGCGGAGGCAGCGCGCGGCGGCGGGAGCGGCGTTGCTGGGCCTCTCGACCGTCGCGGGCGCCACGCTCACGCTGCTGGCGTTGTCGAACTGGATCCGGCTGGGAAACGCCCTGGCCTTCTCCGCGGGCATCATGCTCAACCTCGCCGCCGGCGAGCTGATCCCGCACCTGCGGGAAGACGGAGACCGTCGGCTGCTCTTCCTCGTGCCGCTCGGCACGGCGCTGTACCTCCTCACGACATCGCTCGTCCGCATGGCGGGTCTGGAACCGTGA